The proteins below come from a single Bdellovibrionales bacterium genomic window:
- a CDS encoding endonuclease/exonuclease/phosphatase family protein translates to MKNLLSKMPVFIASTATLFILACTTSAPKSTAPTAVDLGGKAKAANEISVMNFNVENLFDNIHDENREDQTYLPLAKKQTPEHKALCAKMNQINYREECMNLDWSDEVVNTKLKNVSQIILGVDGQGPDILVMEEVENDRILGRLNKEYLTKAGYQTQVLIEGPDERGIDIALLSRFPTVGTPELHKIPYVPKNDHDKEWMARSRGILEVKLKLPNGETLTVLGAHFPSQANPRYWREQAVEYLSKLIAEKSAKGMVIASGDLNITHNEEVDARFFHDDFSKVAMVSHLVGCKKCDGTHNYRREWSFLDVLMFSKNMGDQGNASYKLEPETIAVVNKDPIHVWGQYPKRFKPEKKEGVSDHFPLYARIVLREPAKAPEPVAPPAAAPAATK, encoded by the coding sequence ATGAAAAATTTACTCTCAAAAATGCCCGTTTTTATAGCATCAACAGCCACTCTTTTCATTCTGGCGTGCACGACTTCTGCACCGAAATCCACGGCTCCCACCGCGGTGGATCTTGGCGGCAAAGCCAAGGCTGCAAATGAAATCAGCGTGATGAACTTCAACGTCGAGAACCTCTTCGATAATATTCATGACGAGAACCGTGAAGATCAAACCTATCTTCCTCTCGCAAAAAAGCAGACACCAGAACACAAAGCTCTGTGTGCGAAGATGAACCAAATCAACTACCGTGAAGAGTGCATGAACCTCGACTGGAGTGATGAGGTTGTGAATACAAAACTGAAAAACGTTTCCCAAATTATTCTCGGTGTTGATGGCCAAGGCCCTGACATCCTGGTGATGGAAGAAGTCGAAAACGATCGTATTTTGGGCCGGCTTAATAAAGAGTATCTCACAAAGGCCGGCTATCAGACGCAAGTGTTGATCGAGGGGCCGGATGAGCGCGGTATTGATATTGCTTTGTTGTCGCGCTTTCCGACCGTAGGCACTCCGGAACTTCACAAAATTCCTTATGTTCCTAAGAACGATCATGACAAAGAGTGGATGGCAAGGTCCCGCGGTATCCTTGAAGTGAAGTTGAAACTTCCTAACGGCGAAACTTTAACCGTTCTTGGTGCGCACTTCCCTTCTCAAGCCAATCCACGTTACTGGCGCGAACAGGCCGTTGAGTACTTATCAAAGCTGATTGCTGAAAAATCAGCAAAAGGCATGGTGATTGCGAGCGGTGACCTCAATATCACACACAACGAAGAAGTCGATGCGCGCTTCTTCCATGATGATTTTTCGAAGGTAGCGATGGTTTCTCACCTTGTCGGTTGCAAAAAATGCGACGGCACTCATAACTACCGCAGAGAATGGTCGTTCTTAGATGTCTTGATGTTCTCTAAAAATATGGGCGATCAGGGCAACGCTAGTTATAAGTTAGAGCCTGAGACGATCGCGGTCGTGAATAAAGATCCGATTCATGTTTGGGGTCAATATCCAAAACGCTTTAAGCCTGAGAAAAAAGAAGGCGTTTCTGACCACTTCCCGCTCTATGCAAGAATCGTTTTGCGAGAGCCGGCTAAAGCGCCTGAACCTGTCGCGCCTCCGGCAGCGGCACCAGCGGCCACGAAATAG
- a CDS encoding trypsin-like serine protease, with translation MKLNLFVAAAAALLLASCAPKNQANEIASGGADTAIFGGDDVNVNDVVATTTVGLYNTKAGYLCTGSLYGKNMVITAAHCLEGDAKNLQVRFGVDMRKPALVRQVIAGQRNTRYTGKIQANMGDVSVLKYEGTIPPGYTTAPILTDYSVLSKGSKIVAAGYGISAPSRGKGEGILRKITLKVKDPTYSATEIAVDQSMINGVCSGDSGGPAFVKGNDGRLYLWGVTSNGAGLPVLRPCMFFAVFTRVDTYLPWINETAGKL, from the coding sequence ATGAAATTGAATCTTTTTGTTGCTGCGGCGGCTGCTTTGTTGCTGGCGTCTTGCGCGCCAAAGAATCAAGCGAATGAAATCGCTTCTGGTGGTGCGGATACAGCTATTTTCGGTGGCGATGATGTGAACGTGAACGACGTTGTTGCAACAACGACGGTCGGTCTTTACAACACAAAAGCCGGCTATCTCTGCACGGGCTCATTGTATGGCAAAAACATGGTGATCACAGCGGCTCACTGCCTTGAAGGCGATGCAAAGAATCTTCAAGTTCGATTCGGCGTTGATATGCGTAAGCCAGCGTTGGTTCGCCAAGTGATCGCGGGTCAAAGAAACACTCGTTACACTGGTAAAATCCAAGCTAATATGGGCGACGTTTCCGTTTTGAAGTACGAAGGCACAATTCCACCGGGCTACACGACAGCTCCTATCCTGACGGACTACTCTGTTTTGTCTAAAGGTTCTAAGATCGTTGCTGCTGGATATGGCATCAGCGCTCCAAGCCGTGGCAAAGGTGAGGGCATTCTTCGCAAAATCACTTTGAAAGTAAAAGATCCAACTTACTCAGCAACTGAAATCGCTGTCGATCAAAGCATGATCAACGGTGTTTGCAGTGGCGATTCTGGTGGTCCTGCTTTTGTTAAAGGCAACGACGGCCGTCTTTACCTCTGGGGTGTGACAAGCAACGGTGCGGGTCTTCCGGTACTTCGTCCCTGCATGTTCTTCGCAGTATTTACTCGCGTCGATACATACTTGCCATGGATCAACGAGACTGCAGGCAAACTGTAG
- a CDS encoding glutathione S-transferase family protein, which translates to MIQIYGSPKSSAGRCFLMLEECGLSYQVMPLDMGNKEHKAESFLKLNPNGKVPCIIDDGFVLWESAAIVQYLAQKYKPEMLGTSVKDKAIVQQWSFWTMTEAQPPLVDMLIQKVFMPADKRDHALIERCEKKLPNLFAVLENSLKNTKYLTGDTYTVADVMVASATNLALGLGIDFTQYPNIKSWMAEISSRPAWRKFAELRM; encoded by the coding sequence ATGATTCAAATTTACGGATCTCCAAAAAGCAGCGCTGGTCGCTGCTTTTTGATGTTAGAGGAATGTGGTTTAAGCTATCAAGTCATGCCCCTGGATATGGGGAACAAAGAACACAAGGCTGAGAGCTTTTTAAAGCTCAACCCCAACGGCAAAGTCCCGTGCATTATCGACGACGGCTTTGTGTTGTGGGAGTCGGCGGCCATTGTTCAATACTTGGCTCAGAAATATAAGCCTGAAATGCTGGGCACTTCGGTGAAGGACAAAGCGATTGTTCAGCAATGGTCTTTCTGGACGATGACAGAGGCCCAGCCTCCCCTCGTGGATATGCTGATTCAGAAGGTTTTCATGCCCGCAGATAAGCGCGATCACGCATTGATCGAGCGTTGCGAGAAAAAGCTTCCGAATCTTTTTGCAGTTCTGGAGAACAGTTTAAAGAACACCAAATACCTCACCGGCGACACCTACACGGTGGCAGACGTGATGGTGGCTTCAGCGACGAACCTGGCTTTGGGCTTAGGAATCGATTTCACGCAGTACCCGAATATCAAGTCCTGGATGGCAGAGATTTCTAGCCGCCCGGCTTGGCGCAAATTCGCTGAGCTTCGTATGTAA